CTTGTCCGGCGGTGTTACCGGCCAGTTTTCGCCAGAATTCCAGCCCCTTGAAGTAATCCTTATTGATGGTTTGTCCAGATTTGATTTCCATCGGTGACAGATGGGTGCCATGGTCAATCAGTAGGTCTACCTCGTGTCCCGGACGATCACGCCAGAAGTAAAGGTTCGAGGTTTCACCCGCGTTATAACGGGCTTTCAGCAATTCACTGATAACCCAGGTTTCGAATAAGGCACCCCGTTGAACGTAGGTAGACAGTTGTTCGTGGTTTTGGATGCCGAGCAACCAGGTTGCAAGACCGGTATCCAAAAAATAGAGTTTGGGTGTTTTGACTAGACGCTTATTGAAATTCTGATGATGTGGCGGCAACAGATGCACGATGTAACTTGCTTCCAGCACGGATATCCAGGCCTTGGCCGTGTTATGCGTAATCCCGCAGTCGTTGGCCAGCGAGGAAAGATTGAGGAGTTGTCCGGTCCTGCCTGCGCACAATTTCAGGAAGCGTTGAAAGGTTCCCAAATCCTGGACGTTGATTAATTGCCGGACATCTCGTTCCAGGTAAGTGCGCACATAGTTTCCATGCCAGGGGTGTGGTTCAAGTCCGCGGTCGAAGATTGGGGGGTAGGCGCCATCAAAGAGAATCTTATCGAGGTTCTGGTCAACTTTTTCTGCGCGCTGTAACTCGTCGTAAGTCATGGGTAGCAGCGTCAGTAATGCAGCTCTGCCTGCGAGACTCTGTGTGATCCCTGACAACAGGCCAAATTGCTGGGAACCCGTCAGGATAAATTCACCGGGTTGTTGTTTCTCATCGACGCGGGTCTGAATATAGGAAAACAGGGAAGGACAACGTTGCGCCTCATCCAGGATGGCACCCTCGTTGAATTGGTTCAAAAAGCCACGGGGGTCCGTTTCCGCAAATTCCCTCTGGTCGAGATCTTCAAGCGATACATAACGATGCTCGGGGAAAGCATGTCGAACCAGGGTGGACTTTCCAGACTGGCGTGGACCCGTGATGACAAGCACTGGATAGCCACTGGCGAAGTGTTTAAGTCTGGATTCCGCGTTTCGGGAGATATAGGTCACGATTGGTTTCTGTTGGCTTTCCATGACTACATTATGGAATTATTCGGCTAATTGTCAATGTAATTCTCAATTAGCTGATTTATGGGTGTTGATTAAACCCTGCCTTCCAAAGAGGTAGGTACCAATAAACATATGCTCGTTAGTTCTAATTGATCAATAAATTCTGAGCATGGTGTTTTTCATGGTATTAGGCTGCAGGCCAAAAATATCTTCATGAATATAAAGAAGAAAACCCGCTTATTTATAATCGAGTGGGAATGACCGGAATTGGCAACACATAGGCAGTTACACAGATTTAGTTACAGTCCCGAGTAAGTGGAGGCTCGCACTGGAGCAGTATATCTTCCACATCGACGATAGTTATTGCCACCACTCTTCCCGATACGCAGAATAAGTCCGATGTAATGGCTTGCGTTCTCTTCATATTAAATCAAGTCATCTACAGTGACTTCCAGGACGTTGGCAATAGCCCTGTAGGCATCAACCCGTCCTTCACGCTTGCCGGTCTCAATCTGCGCGATATACGCCTGTGACAGGCCTGCAGCATCAGCCAAAGTAGCCTGTGACAAGCCACGGTACTCACGCCAAACTTTCACTGCGTTCACATTGGCCAGCAATAAATCAACGATATCAGACGGCACCAGTTCATCCTCGCCTGCCGCCAGTGTGGCTTCGGCCTTATCAAAAGCGGCTACATCGTCCAGCATTTCAGCCTTTTCGATTAATGCCCGGTAGTCGGCAATTGGCACCACCGCATACTCGGGCACGCCATTGTTCTCAATGATCTGTGTACTCATTTGTAGATACCTCCACGTGGGCCAACATCTAACACAAGAACCGTTACCTGTTCGCCTTCAATCTTGTAAATACCACGATACCCGCCAATCCGCAGACGATAACCTTCCCGGCCTGCCAGTTTTTTAACATTCCAATGGCCACGGCTATCCGCTATTTCCTGAAATGCAGTACGAAACTGGTCAGCAACGTTTGCGGGCAGTTTCCGAATGCCTTTAATTGCTTTCCTGCTGTACTGCACTGTGCTCATGTGTAAAATATAGCATTATGCTATATTTATTCAAGTAAAAATATTGCTTATTGCTAATCGAGTGGGAGTGACCGGCACTGACGGGCAATGTCAGGCACCGCCTGGTAACAACAGACTCCAGGGCCACGAAACCCGGCGTAATTGCCGGGCTTTTTCGTTTATGCAGGGGTGATCCTGTTTTCGACCTTATGTTGGCGGGCATTCACAGGCGGTGGCAAATAATGTTTGCCTTTGCTGTGACCATCACGGCCAGTGCCTTCAAAAAATGTCTGTGACTTCGGATCGGGCAGGTCCAGGGAGTTGTAGTTACAGTGTCTCCAGAGATGCCATGGGCACAAACAGCTTCATGGGGTTGGCGGTCAACGGCAAGAAGAAGTCGAACGATTGGTAGAAGGCCAGTGCGTCGTTGTCGAGCACATCGAGGACGACGCCCATGGCGGGCAAGCCCTTCGGGTTGCTCGCTATCTGATAGGCATGCCTTAGCGCATGCGCCAGCGTTTTTGCTCCCAGGCCTTGCCGATGCAACCGTTGGTCGATGCCGAGTCGCGCCAGTAAAATGATGGGAACGGGATAGCGCGGCAGGCGATACGGGTCTGGCAGTTCTTCGCGCACCAAAGTCTGATGGGCCAGCGTGTAGTACGCGGCTACCTGAGGCTTCGCTGAACTGTCCCCGGTGGTACTGTCTTCGGTGGTAAAGGGGAGTACAAAGGTTCGGTTCAGGTTCAGTGCCATGTTCTTCGCCGCATAGCGGCGAAGATACACGTTGATGGACTCCTTGCCGCAATCAAATGTTTTGACATTGATCGCGCGTGGATCCAGTGGCAAAAACTCAACGGTCGGCATTCAGCACGAAGCCCTCTTGGTCAAGTGCTTGTGCTGCCTTACGAAGCCTGGCTGTTGGCGCAGGCGGATTGTCACAGGCCTCGCAAAAAGCGTCGAACTGCGCATTGGTCAGTTGAATACTGCTGTAGGCTTCCAATACTTCAGGCGCATGTTGCTTCACCAGCTGAGTGACATAGGCCTTGATACTGGTTAAGCCCGACGCACGTGCCGCGCGCTCTGCCAGTGCATAGGTTTCTTCATCCCACTGCATTTCATAACGTACAGGTTTGGGCATAATCATCTCCGAAAATTCTCTACGGAATAAATCCGTAACGAGGGAAAGTATTGCGGAGTGTTTCCGTAAAAGCAAGGAGAGCGTTCAGGAGTCCGTCCGTGGCGCTCATTGACTGTAACAGTACAGTATGAGAGTCTGCCGATGCTGTATTCTTACAGTGTATGGAAAATGATAGACACCAACTTCGAGCAATTATCGCAGCCGTACTCGATAGAATCGGGTTCCCTGCTGCCGGTGATCTTCAACATTTTCTCGCTTTGGCGTCTTACCGGGCAGCAGCAGATGACGCTGCTGGGGTTGAGCAATGAAAAGACGCTCTACAACTGGAAAAACCAGCCGGGAAAAGCAAAGCTGACCCGGGACTGTCTGGAACGGGCCAGCTATATCCTGGGTATCTACCGGGCGTTACAGATTCTCTTTCCGGATGAGGCGCAAAACGATCGGTGGATTCATGCAGCCAATGACAATCCGCTGTTCGATGGCTCGGCGCCAGTGGACAAAATGTTGGGTGGTTTGGTCGTCGACCTGGCGGTTGTTCGAGAGCATCTCGATAGTCAACTGTCATGAGCACCGCCCACAGTGCCAGCAGCTTTTCGCCCTCGGACTGTTGCTTTTGGTTGTGTGACAGGGCGGTGTGCCTGCCAAACTGCTGGGATCCCGTCAGGATAAATTCGCCGGGTTGCTGTCGTTCATCGACGCGTGTCTGCAGATAGGAAAACAGGGCAGGCAGGACAGCGTTGCGCCTCTCCAGGATGGCCTCCTCGGTAAACTGGTTCAAAACCCCCCGTGGGTCTGTTTCGGCAAATTCCC
The sequence above is drawn from the Gammaproteobacteria bacterium genome and encodes:
- a CDS encoding ATP-binding protein translates to MESQQKPIVTYISRNAESRLKHFASGYPVLVITGPRQSGKSTLVRHAFPEHRYVSLEDLDQREFAETDPRGFLNQFNEGAILDEAQRCPSLFSYIQTRVDEKQQPGEFILTGSQQFGLLSGITQSLAGRAALLTLLPMTYDELQRAEKVDQNLDKILFDGAYPPIFDRGLEPHPWHGNYVRTYLERDVRQLINVQDLGTFQRFLKLCAGRTGQLLNLSSLANDCGITHNTAKAWISVLEASYIVHLLPPHHQNFNKRLVKTPKLYFLDTGLATWLLGIQNHEQLSTYVQRGALFETWVISELLKARYNAGETSNLYFWRDRPGHEVDLLIDHGTHLSPMEIKSGQTINKDYFKGLEFWRKLAGNTAGQAWLVYGGDNRQTRSAVTVLPWHEIHSAQIVMTA
- a CDS encoding helix-turn-helix transcriptional regulator; translated protein: MSTQIIENNGVPEYAVVPIADYRALIEKAEMLDDVAAFDKAEATLAAGEDELVPSDIVDLLLANVNAVKVWREYRGLSQATLADAAGLSQAYIAQIETGKREGRVDAYRAIANVLEVTVDDLI
- a CDS encoding type II toxin-antitoxin system RelE/ParE family toxin yields the protein MSTVQYSRKAIKGIRKLPANVADQFRTAFQEIADSRGHWNVKKLAGREGYRLRIGGYRGIYKIEGEQVTVLVLDVGPRGGIYK
- a CDS encoding GNAT family N-acetyltransferase, coding for MPTVEFLPLDPRAINVKTFDCGKESINVYLRRYAAKNMALNLNRTFVLPFTTEDSTTGDSSAKPQVAAYYTLAHQTLVREELPDPYRLPRYPVPIILLARLGIDQRLHRQGLGAKTLAHALRHAYQIASNPKGLPAMGVVLDVLDNDALAFYQSFDFFLPLTANPMKLFVPMASLETL
- a CDS encoding DUF1778 domain-containing protein, coding for MQWDEETYALAERAARASGLTSIKAYVTQLVKQHAPEVLEAYSSIQLTNAQFDAFCEACDNPPAPTARLRKAAQALDQEGFVLNADR
- a CDS encoding DUF2384 domain-containing protein; translation: MIDTNFEQLSQPYSIESGSLLPVIFNIFSLWRLTGQQQMTLLGLSNEKTLYNWKNQPGKAKLTRDCLERASYILGIYRALQILFPDEAQNDRWIHAANDNPLFDGSAPVDKMLGGLVVDLAVVREHLDSQLS